A stretch of Aedes aegypti strain LVP_AGWG chromosome 2, AaegL5.0 Primary Assembly, whole genome shotgun sequence DNA encodes these proteins:
- the LOC5569080 gene encoding probable protein S-acyltransferase 23 — protein MQEPNTANRASNRRGQVIPYIPNAGFRVKVALDNGIKTQSRVHPSPGSARTLVWALPLTASCNMVTEENDEHPHTEEEKTPTQEKDSNLLSRSDSTEILIQSSMDDIFDVIKAGELSEVEKLVEKVGPEALSARDKHGYTPAHWAALDGNVEMMRYLVERNAPVDLPCLGTQGPRPIHWACRKGHAAVVQVLLQAGVAVNAADFKGLTPLMTACMYGRTATAAYLLGMGAQNHLTDINGDTALHWAAYKGHADLIRLLLYSGVDLQKTDNFGSTPLHLACLSGNLQCVKILCEKRNLELEPRDKNGKTPLMLAQSHRNNDVVKLLHNEIKKKSRWMPPISEIWSLLFGGAGASKGPLILFLFSVLLWGYPMYMIRCIPITWNVLRRSHYCFIYWNAVMWISWIIANRRDPGYIPLNSDTYYRAIKQIPYFDKWKKRNVILSRLCHSCRCLRPLRAKHCRICNRCVSYFDHHCPFIYNCVGLRNRMWFLLFVLSVAINCSFTIYFACYCVMIEGFSLLYVLGLVEAFVFCGLGWILTCTSILHACMNLTTNEMFNYKRYPYLRDKRGRYQNPFSRGPVLNLFEFFVCLPDRQDEQDFMLDENL, from the exons ATGCAAGAACCCAACACCGCT AATCGCGCTAGCAACAGACGAGGTCAGGTCATCCCCTACATCCCCAACGCAGGTTTCCGTGTGAAAGTGGCGCTCGATAACGGAATCAAAACGCAGTCCCGAGTGCATCCGAGTCCAGGCAGCGCTCGCACACTTGTGTGGGCGCTCCCATTGACGGCATCATGCAACATGGTGACGGAGGAGAATGATGAGCATCCGCACACCGAGGAAGAGAAGACACCGACCCAGGAGAAGGACAGTAACCTGTTGTCCCGGTCCGATAGTACCGAGATCTTGATCCAGAGCAGCATGGACGACATCTTTGACGTGATCAAGGCCGGGGAGCTATCGGAGGTCGAGAAACTGGTGGAGAAGGTTGGCCCGGAAGCGTTGAGTGCTCGTGATAAACATGGGTACACTCCAGCTCATTGGGCTGCTTTGGATGGCAATGTGGAGATGATGCGTTACCTGGTGGAGCGCAATGCTCCGGTTGACTTACCATGTCTGGGAACGCAGGGTCCAAGGCCTATTCATTGGGCTTGCAGGAAAGGCCATGCAGCTGTAGTTCAAGTTCTGTTGCAAGCTGGAGTGGCAGTGAATGCCGCGGATTTCAAAGGGTTGACTCCGTTGATGACGGCTTGTATGTATGGTAGAACGGCAACTGCGGCCTACTTGTTGGGCATGGGTGCTCAGAACCATCTAACGGATATCAATGGCGATACGGCTCTTCATTGGGCAGCGTACAAAGGTCATGCCGACTTGATTAGGCTTCTGTTATACTCCGGTGTAGATCTCCAGAAAACGGATAACTTCGGATCGACTCCGTTGCACCTGGCCTGTCTGTCTGGGAATTTACAATGTGTGAAGATCCTGTGTGAAAAGCGCAATCTGGAGTTGGAACCACGAGACAAGAATGGGAAAACTCCGTTGATGTTGGCTCAAAGTCATCGCAACAACGATGTGGTAAAACTGCTGCACAATGAGATCAAGAAGAAGTCCAGATGGATGCCTCCGATCTCGGAGATTTGGAGCTTGCTGTTTGGAGGCGCTGGTGCATCCAAGGGTCCATTGATCTTGTTTCTTTTTTCGGTACTCCTTTGGGGTTATCCGATGTACATGATCAGG tgCATTCCAATCACGTGGAACGTACTGCGAAGATCACACTATTGTTTCATCTACTGGAATGCGGTCATGTGGATCAGCTGGATCATTGCTAATCGTCGAGACCCCGGATACATTCCGCTGAACTCCGATACCTACTATCGAGCCATCAAGCAAATTCCATACTTCGACAAGTGGAAGAAACGTAACGTGATTTTGTCTCGGCTGTGTCATAGCTGTCGATGTCTGAGACCACTCCGGGCAAAGCATTGCCGTATATGCAACCGATGTGTTTCGTACTTCGATCACCATTGTCCGTTTATCTACAATTGCGTCGGGCTGCGTAACCGCATGTGGTTCCTGCTGTTTGTTCTGAGTGTAGCAATCAATTGCTCTTTCACAATCTACTTTGCCTGTTATTGCGTTATGATCGAAGGATTTAGTTTGCTGTACGTGTTGGGATTGGTGGAGGCATTCGTTTTCTGTGGACTAGGATGGATTCTGACGTGCACTTCG ATCCTCCATGCATGCATGAATCTTACAACCAACGAGATGTTTAACTACAAGCGCTATCCTTATCTGCGGGACAAACGTGGCCGCTACCAGAATCCGTTTTCCCGCGGACCGGTGCTGAACTTGTTCGAATTTTTCGTCTGCTTGCCAGACCGCCAGGACGAGCAGGACTTCATGCTGGacgaaaatctttga